A stretch of Exiguobacterium sp. BMC-KP DNA encodes these proteins:
- a CDS encoding recombinase family protein: MRPYPDDPDCSAQQAEADRIDVTTRVVETHDSAKRRTELEQMLETLQTGDEIVVTHLYVLADSTRHLIEMLEHMESRGATVWSLRENIRTIERASLSFLETARHLVQLQSDVISMSTRAGITKAKEQGKQTGRPRKADENVRRAIAMYQSKNYSLADIREQTGISKSTLYRYLESETIDTTEKG, from the coding sequence ATGAGACCCTACCCGGATGATCCAGATTGTTCTGCCCAACAAGCAGAAGCGGACCGAATCGATGTGACGACACGTGTCGTTGAGACTCATGATTCGGCAAAACGACGAACGGAACTCGAACAGATGCTTGAGACGCTTCAGACGGGAGACGAAATCGTCGTCACGCACCTCTATGTTCTGGCAGACTCGACCCGCCATTTGATCGAGATGCTTGAGCACATGGAGTCACGTGGCGCAACCGTCTGGTCGCTTCGCGAAAACATTCGTACAATCGAGCGTGCATCCTTATCGTTTCTTGAAACGGCACGACATCTCGTTCAATTACAAAGCGACGTCATCAGTATGTCGACGCGTGCCGGAATAACGAAGGCAAAAGAACAAGGAAAACAGACAGGTCGTCCCCGTAAAGCAGATGAGAACGTCCGTCGCGCGATTGCGATGTATCAAAGTAAAAACTATTCGCTCGCAGATATCCGTGAGCAGACAGGTATTAGTAAAAGTACACTGTATCGTTATCTCGAAAGCGAGACGATCGATACAACAGAAAAAGGCTGA